In the Glycine max cultivar Williams 82 chromosome 6, Glycine_max_v4.0, whole genome shotgun sequence genome, GTTTGACATGAGATTTAGATAACCAAtatttattctctctctctcaaacacacacacattcaTGCTCACATGTGCCTGAACACTCCCTAACTTGTTCACCTAATGAAATACAGTATTTCATGTCACGGACCAGCAAGGAAAAAAGATAACAGATAGCAAAACCATCGACCTCATTGAAAAGGTATACATCCTTCTTTCTCTAACACATTTATctgatatattattatattaaatatggtAACTATCTAACCACAATGTGAAAgagttaaaaagttaaaatgattgatgaaaaattgaaatatatataaataaacttaataagggagaaatctttgaaaaatgatttttatctgTCTCAAAGAAACCAGGCATGATTGAGAGTTCCTATTTTTCGTAATGTCAAAAACTATGATAGTTGTATAAATCAGGCACATAATAGTGATACTACTCATAAATGTAGAAAAAAGAAGTAAGAAACCAGTGATCAGATACCCTTACTACCAGCTCACCCTACCATTCCCTTGACTGCGTAGCAGTATAATAATGCATAACAACTACTGAGAGCTACTTTTTAACAGTTTTTCTTACAATAGGCTCTAGGACCAAAGAGCAAGAGCACAGAAGGGGTGAAAAATTGGCCGAGCAAACACGTTGGAGTGCATTCTGTTGGTGATTATACAGCCATTGAGCTAATTGGCAGAGACCGCCCAGGTCTCTTGTCTGAGATTTCGGCTGTTCTTGCCAACCtccattttaatgtttttgcagCAGAAGTTTGGACTCATAACAGGCGAATTGCTTGCGTTCTTTATGTCAATGATGCAACAAACCAAGTTGCGGATGATCCAAAAAGATTATCTCTTATGGAGGAGCAGCTCAACAACATCTTACGTGGATGTGATGGTGAGAAAGTAGCCAGGACCAGTTTCTCCATGGGTTCCACCCATATGGATCGGCGGCTTCACCAAATGTTGTTCGCTGATCGGGATTATGAAAGTTATGCAGTAGCAAGAGAAGTTGATAGTCCTCCCTCTTTAAGGCCAAGAATCACAATAGAACGTTGTGAGGAAAAAGGGTACTCAGTGGTCAGTGTCAAGTGCAAAGATAGGGCAAAACTCATGTTTGACATTGTTTGCACTCTTACTGATATGCAATATGTTGTTTTCCATGCCACAGTATCATCAGATGGCCCTTATGCATTGCAGGTATGTTACATTGATATTGTATTCTGTATGTTAATTTATGAATCATGTAAGGAAGAAATAGAATAATGTTTTATAGGGAATAGGAATATCTTGATCCGTGTATCCatcttttctttatttggtTTTACACTAATTATGTTTATTGAATCCATATGTACGTCTAAATTTGCTTCAATTTGATTGGTACAAGATGTTTAAAGCATGTATTTGTAAGAAATGACATAGCTGAAACATATTTGAACTTGGATTAATTTACTTAATTAGAAGGAGTGAGATCCAATTGAGAAATGTGAACTAAAAAGTTAGTTGATGTTGTACTTTTAGGAGTATTTTATTCGACATATGGATGGATGCACGCTTGATACACAAGGAGAGAAAGAAAGGGTCATCCAATGCATTGAAGCTGCTATTCGAAGAAGAGTAAGCGAGGTAACTTTCAGATTTgaattaatttctatatgcttatttaactattgtaaaaaaaaaaaaaagaagacggATGAAGTTCTGATTCTCAAATCTTAGCTCTGAGCAAGGATTTTGGTTTAGTTTGAAAGTTTTCCTGTAATCTTTAGTGACTTCATGATTTCCGGTATAAGTTTTGCTACTATTCTACTTAATATGTAGTGTATGTGATTCTGCAAGAGAAAGTTTTCTGAATTTAACAGAATTATTACATTTTTGCATCTGCGGCTATCTACTTGTATTGCTGCAATGGTACAGCAAATGCATGTGGCTACTCAGATTGTATCTGACCATCATATCCAATAGTGACAATGATGGTCATTTGTCTTCAACAGAGCTTAAGAATCTATAAGCTCCATATATTATCATCTACATCCCTATATCTTAAAAGCACACATTTCCAGATGAAGgacaagttatttttttatatacgttCTTTTCTTTGATATTCAAATTAAGCTTatgacaaatcaaaatataagtaataaGTTGTGCATGCAAATTATcgtgagtttaattttaatatacgaTCAGACAATCAGTTAGAAATTATTgtatatatgacttttaaagtaattattataaaaataaataatcttatcgtacataataataatctatGACTACATAATATAAACATTAGGCAGATGTTAACCCCTTAGTATCTTAAGGACCCTGactaaagaaataaaagaaaaaatgatattatggGATGTGGAAAAATGTGTTCTATACCTTCTAAATGGGTTCTtatatgattttcaataaaatgtttttttttaatggtttaTCTAGTGTCCTAAGTTAGTAAGACTCAAAACATTATACTCGGTACATTGTAAAAACCTTTTACAgatcaatatttaaattatttttgatctTATTCTtaattgtcattttcttcataatCTGAATTAATTTCCAAGGAATAGACAATATTTGAAGTCTTATATTGATTGTGGACACAACAGGGTGTGAGCCTTGAGCTGTGTGCAAAGGATAGAGTGGGGTTGCTGTCAGAAGTAACAAGGATTCTACGAGAGAATGGGTTGTCAGTGTGTAGGGCAGGTGTATCAACAAGAGGGGAGCAAGCACTGAATGTGTTCTACGTGAGGGATGCATCAGGGAACCCTGTGGACATGAAAACTATGGAAGCACTTTGTAAAGAAATAGGTAAAACAATGATGGTGGATGTCAAGAGAGTGCCAAGCAATACCAAAGCACCTGAGACTCGAGGATGGGCTAAAACTAGTTTCTTCTTTGGTAACTTGTTGGAAAGGTTCTTGACCTAATAATAATCATGCATAGTAAAAGGCACATGATTATGTACAGAAGAATAAAGTTGTTTGTGTCTCAACTCTCAAACATGGACTTTGACTTATTAATTGTTAGTATCAGAACAATGCTTCACAAATATTACGACCTTCCACACTTCCCCATCTTTCATTTATCCTGTTTTAATTCTCTGCCCCCATTACCCTTCTCCAATCATGAATTTTTTGGTTTGTCACCTAACCAATAGAGAGCGaatgttaattttaactttttttatttgtataaaagtAATCGAAGATAAATATTAGCATTTATAACTACTTAACACATGTTAAACTAACTCAATTAGACTCAttgttattttaacatttttataccttgatatatcattaaatagatattgttttttcttttttatagatTAAATAGGTCTTGTTAAACCAATTAAATACCACCATGGACGGATACACAGGAGGAGCGCAGCCAGGGATTTTAGTCCCCCTTCTCCATCAAATCaacttcttttaattatttatataatttttttgaaaaaatattattaataatatatataacaacaattaataataatattctatttccaataaaaataaaaataaataatatatgctgATTGAttagtatataataatatatatttaattgataatatatattacttctattaaaaataaaataatatactgcTTAATAAATCTGATAATTAATTCcactaattatatattaatctttttaatgctaaataaaatactaattttttaataatatatattaccaCTAATTATAATCTAACTCAGAGATATATATGCATAttaatatatcttatttttaaatgaatttccaTCAATTGATATAAGCTAActatattttatgtattattataaatcacatttatctatttatatatttaattattaacattatattattatattacaaacatatttatatgtatatgtaattattatgaaatttgatgactttttttattttaattatgagtGTTGTTTGATTGTTATTGTACCTACCAgataaaaaagtcttttaaaatttgaaaaaaatcatacaagttataaacacatgtatttcattctcgtataatttgaaatacaaaattgttttaattttataaaaattattatcagcCTCATATTTAGTACAAGTTTtgaaatacaaatttttaagtATGGTTGACTTTCAAGATTACAAAATActtatatttactttatttcttaTTGTTTCTGTAGTGAAGAAAAGTGTGTGTATGATATTGTTATTGGGACTTGGGATGGAAGATACTATTTATACGGTAACTATCTAAGCTTAATATCTATTGGGTAACTACAAAGTCTCACGTCAGACGAATTAAAGACAAGCAAATGTATACTGTAAGGATAGAAGAACTGAATCTAATGAGTTCAAATCTTTTGGATGATACATCATCCATTTTTCACATACATCCAGCCAAatccacacttttttttttttttaattattagttttgctTCATATTTTTAACAATACTCTTGGGAATGATTCTTATTAGGTTTGTGTTATGAGCAGAAATTCTATTCTATGATTCTTAGAATTCGAGGACTTAGACACGTCTAGAAAAGGAAAGATTAAGGAGATgaattttctaattatattcCTTATCCATTAGAATTACATatccttatatatataaatgttttaCTGCATATTTTAGAGACAAATTCTATCAGATTTTGACATTATATGTCTGGGAGGAATTTGGACATTGCGCTAACATGGAGACAGCTCCTAACACCACAGAGAATTGGTGGATTCTGCTTCTAGAATGTTGGTGCACCACTGCCAGCTCAGCTTcaccttattttcttcttcatttacttCTGTAGTGCTTGCTGTGCTTTGGTCCCTAAACAGTCTCCCTGTCATATTTTAAGAAAGAGTAAAAAAGTATTCACTAACTCGTGAATTTCACtaaaaaatgtattgaaaaaagtTAGAGaaactatatttaattttattacaattaatCTTTTAAATGCTATTCTTTTTGTAAATAGACATTTTgaactttaatattatttaaaccatctctctttttttttttctttgcaaataGACACATTGAAGTATTGAACTTTAATTACATTTCAATTAATtctcaaactttatcttt is a window encoding:
- the LOC100797293 gene encoding ACT domain-containing protein ACR3 isoform X3, which produces MAKVCWPYFDPEYENFSNRMNPPRVSVDNASCHDCTLIKIDSVNKPGILLEVVQILTDLDFVITKAYISSDGGWFMDVFHVTDQQGKKITDSKTIDLIEKALGPKSKSTEGVKNWPSKHVGVHSVGDYTAIELIGRDRPGLLSEISAVLANLHFNVFAAEVWTHNRRIACVLYVNDATNQVADDPKRLSLMEEQLNNILRGCDGEKVARTSFSMGSTHMDRRLHQMLFADRDYESYAVAREVDSPPSLRPRITIERCEEKGYSVVSVKCKDRAKLMFDIVCTLTDMQYVVFHATVSSDGPYALQEYFIRHMDGCTLDTQGEKERVIQCIEAAIRRRVSEGVSLELCAKDRVGLLSEVTRILRENGLSVCRAGVSTRGEQALNVFYVRDASGNPVDMKTMEALCKEIGKTMMVDVKRVPSNTKAPETRGWAKTSFFFGNLLERFLT
- the LOC100797293 gene encoding ACT domain-containing protein ACR3 isoform X1 → MSHSNGFCFFGLRIYCVYSPKRVLPFYNSVAWHSFSLNSFGLLSHNWPEIVSSPNQILISFESPSQSNTYHETGKRRSSLIGEVGLMAKVCWPYFDPEYENFSNRMNPPRVSVDNASCHDCTLIKIDSVNKPGILLEVVQILTDLDFVITKAYISSDGGWFMDVFHVTDQQGKKITDSKTIDLIEKALGPKSKSTEGVKNWPSKHVGVHSVGDYTAIELIGRDRPGLLSEISAVLANLHFNVFAAEVWTHNRRIACVLYVNDATNQVADDPKRLSLMEEQLNNILRGCDGEKVARTSFSMGSTHMDRRLHQMLFADRDYESYAVAREVDSPPSLRPRITIERCEEKGYSVVSVKCKDRAKLMFDIVCTLTDMQYVVFHATVSSDGPYALQEYFIRHMDGCTLDTQGEKERVIQCIEAAIRRRVSEGVSLELCAKDRVGLLSEVTRILRENGLSVCRAGVSTRGEQALNVFYVRDASGNPVDMKTMEALCKEIGKTMMVDVKRVPSNTKAPETRGWAKTSFFFGNLLERFLT
- the LOC100797293 gene encoding ACT domain-containing protein ACR3 isoform X2; protein product: MNQWIQDIDLRACGKRRSSLIGEVGLMAKVCWPYFDPEYENFSNRMNPPRVSVDNASCHDCTLIKIDSVNKPGILLEVVQILTDLDFVITKAYISSDGGWFMDVFHVTDQQGKKITDSKTIDLIEKALGPKSKSTEGVKNWPSKHVGVHSVGDYTAIELIGRDRPGLLSEISAVLANLHFNVFAAEVWTHNRRIACVLYVNDATNQVADDPKRLSLMEEQLNNILRGCDGEKVARTSFSMGSTHMDRRLHQMLFADRDYESYAVAREVDSPPSLRPRITIERCEEKGYSVVSVKCKDRAKLMFDIVCTLTDMQYVVFHATVSSDGPYALQEYFIRHMDGCTLDTQGEKERVIQCIEAAIRRRVSEGVSLELCAKDRVGLLSEVTRILRENGLSVCRAGVSTRGEQALNVFYVRDASGNPVDMKTMEALCKEIGKTMMVDVKRVPSNTKAPETRGWAKTSFFFGNLLERFLT